The following proteins come from a genomic window of Nicotiana tomentosiformis chromosome 12, ASM39032v3, whole genome shotgun sequence:
- the LOC104120487 gene encoding cytosolic Fe-S cluster assembly factor NBP35 — protein sequence MENGGGPNEIPENAPEHCPGPQSETAGKSDACQGCPNQEICATAPKGPDPDLVAIVERMATVKHKILVLSGKGGVGKSTFSAQLAFALAAMDFQVGLLDIDICGPSIPKMLGLEGREIHQSNIGWSPVYVESNLGVMSIGFMLPNPDEAVIWRGPRKNGLIKQFLKEVYWGELDFLVVDAPPGTSDEHISIVQFLQATGIDGAVIVTTPQQVSLIDVRKEVSFCKKVGVEVLGVVENMSGLSQPLTEFKFMRMTETGEQKDMTEWAIAYMREKAPEMLNLVAFSEVFDSSGGGAAKMCGDMGVPFLGKVPLDPQLCKAAEEGRSCFSDDKCRASAPALKMIIEKMLAQKMISRTENGA from the exons ATGGAAAACGGAGGAGGGCCCAATGAAATCCCAGAAAATGCTCCTGAAC ATTGTCCAGGTCCACAATCTGAAACAGCAGGAAAATCGGATGCTTGCCAAGGATGCCCCAATCAGGAAATTTGTGCTACTGCTCCTAAAGGCCCTGACCCAG ACTTGGTGGCAATAGTAGAAAGAATGGCAACTGTGAAGCACAAAATACTGGTTTTATCTGGCAAAGGCGGAGTTGGTAAGAGTACATTCTCAGCTCAACTTGCTTTTGCATTGGCAGCTATGGATTTTCAAGTAGGTCTCCTTGATATTGATATATGTGGCCCCAGCATCCCAAAGATGCTTGGTCTAGAAGGACGAGAGATTCACCAGAGTAACATTGGATGGTCCCCTGTTTATGTTGAGTCTAACCTTGGGGTTATGTCAATTGGTTTCATGCTTCCCAACCCTGATGAAGCTGTCATATGGAGAGGTCCCCGCAAGAATGGTCTAATTAAGCAATTCCTCAAAGAAGTTTATTGGGGAGAGCTTGATTTTCTTGTGGTTGATGCTCCACCTGGGACCTCAGATGAGCATATTTCAATTGTTCAATTCCTACAAGCAACTGGAATAGATGGTGCAGTTATCGTCACAACCCCACAACAGGTATCACTGATAGATGTGAGGAAAGAAGTTAGTTTTTGCAAGAAAGTTGGGGTGGAGGTTCTTGGTGTTGTTGAGAACATGAGTGGTCTGTCCCAACCACTCACAGAATTCAAATTCATGAGAATGACAGAGACCGGTGAGCAAAAAGACATGACCGAGTGGGCCATAGCTTATATGAGAGAAAAAGCCCCAGAAATGCTAAACTTGGTTGCCTTTAGTGAAGTTTTTGATAGCAGTGGTggaggtgctgcaaagatgtgcGGTGATATGGGTGTCCCTTTTCTTGGGAAAGTACCACTTGATCCTCAGCTATGTAAAGCAGCTGAAGAAGGGCGATCTTGCTTTTCAGATGATAAGTGTCGTGCAAGTGCCCCCGCACTCAAGATGATAATAGAAAAGATGTTGGCTCAGAAAATGATCTCAAGAACAGAGAATGGAGCATAG